A stretch of Candidatus Sphingomonas phytovorans DNA encodes these proteins:
- a CDS encoding cupin-like domain-containing protein, with protein MTAVSVAARSDRLDALSPVPTASARSSADIAALLAAGMPVIVKGVVEHWPALAAGRRSQAALGAYFRAMDRGAPVPVMEASPGSSGRFGYAADLREFSFTKRQRPLGETLDRIERATTTPGAPYIAIQMLPLGTQFPDFARDNPMPLVPPAAEPRLWLGGPVKTQIHNDRDHNLACVIAGQRRFLLFPPEQVANLYVGPLDNPPPLSLVDPEAPDFDRFPRFREALDAAQVAHLDPGDALLMPRYWWHHVTSRSPWNAMVNYWWGDVPRGLGHAQDAFLSALLAIKALPPGERRYWRAMFEAHVFDDSGDAVAHIPPALRGQLGEMRPDQRADLRRQLRMTILKSS; from the coding sequence GTGACCGCCGTCTCGGTCGCCGCCCGTTCCGATCGCCTGGACGCGCTGTCGCCAGTCCCCACTGCAAGCGCTCGGTCTTCGGCCGATATCGCTGCGCTGCTCGCCGCCGGCATGCCAGTGATCGTGAAGGGGGTGGTGGAGCATTGGCCGGCGCTGGCCGCCGGACGTCGGTCGCAGGCCGCGCTCGGCGCCTATTTCCGGGCGATGGATCGCGGCGCGCCGGTACCGGTAATGGAAGCGTCGCCGGGCAGCAGCGGGCGGTTCGGCTATGCCGCTGACCTGCGCGAGTTCAGCTTCACCAAACGGCAGCGGCCGCTGGGCGAAACGCTCGACCGGATCGAGCGTGCGACGACCACACCCGGCGCGCCCTATATCGCGATCCAGATGCTGCCGCTCGGCACGCAGTTCCCGGACTTCGCGCGCGACAACCCAATGCCGCTGGTCCCGCCGGCCGCCGAACCCCGGCTGTGGCTCGGCGGACCAGTGAAGACCCAGATCCACAATGATCGCGACCACAACCTGGCCTGCGTGATAGCCGGCCAGCGCCGCTTCCTGCTATTCCCGCCGGAACAGGTGGCCAATCTCTATGTCGGCCCCCTGGACAATCCGCCCCCGCTCTCCCTGGTCGATCCGGAGGCACCCGATTTCGACAGGTTTCCGCGTTTTCGCGAAGCGCTCGATGCGGCGCAGGTCGCGCATCTCGACCCCGGCGACGCGCTGCTGATGCCGCGATACTGGTGGCACCACGTCACCTCGCGCTCTCCCTGGAACGCGATGGTCAATTACTGGTGGGGCGATGTTCCGCGCGGGCTCGGTCATGCCCAGGACGCCTTTCTGAGCGCCCTGCTCGCGATCAAGGCACTGCCGCCGGGCGAACGTCGATACTGGCGCGCGATGTTCGAGGCCCATGTCTTCGACGATAGCGGTGATGCCGTCGCCCATATTCCGCCTGCCTTGCGCGGCCAACTCGGGGAGATGCGCCCCGACCAGCGCGCCGACCTCAGGCGCCAGCTCCGTATGACGATCCTCAAATCCTCGTGA